Within the Ignavibacteria bacterium genome, the region TTGACATTGTAACGAGCAATGTTTTGCAACCAAGTTTCGCTGAAGCAATTGATGCTTCGATGCCGGCATGTCCGCAACCGATTACGATGATATCGTATTTATTTTTTGTTTGTTTCACGTGAAACTATTTTCCAATACAAAATTTTGAAAATATGTTATTCAGAATTTCTTCGGTTGTAACTTCGCCTGTAATTTCGCCAATGAAGTTAAGTGCGCTTCGTAAATCAAGGACAATCAACTCTGTCGTTTTCTCTTCAGAAACTCCATTCAGCGCGTTCTTGATGCACTCTTGTATTTTCCCGAAAAGTTCTTTATGGCGAGTATTGGTAAGCACAGAAACGTTTGCAATTTCTCCATTTTCATAAACTGTAAGTTCGAGAATTTTTTTTTGTAGTTCGATAATTCCTAAATGTGTTTTTGCTGATACAAAAACGTAATCTAAGTTTGTGTGTTCTATTTCTGTGCGAAGTTTATTTTGCCGCTCATCTGATAACAAATCTACTTTATTGAAAACAGTTATTTGCTTTTTTGTTTCAAAATTAAAATCAGATAATTTTGCAGTATCTCGAATAATTCCATCTGCGGTCATGCACGAAATCCACGGGAGACTGTTTTCCGCAGATTTTGCAAATTGCCGTTGATGAGTAATATTAGGTATGTTGATTTTTGAAACATCACTACAATCATTTGTCGCGTCGGTAGAATCATTCACAATTAATGTTAAATCCGCCGCCGCCATTTTCTCATAACTTCTTCGAATTCCTTCTTCTTCAATGATGTTTTTCGTTTCTCTAATTCCAGCAGTATCAAAGAAGCGAAAGAGAATGCCATCAAGAAGTAATTCACCTTCTACAACATCTCTTGTCGTGCCAGGAATTTCCGTAACAATTGCCTTGTTTTCTTGGAGCAAGGCGTTGAGCAAACTCGACTTGCCAACATTCGGTATTCCTGAAATTACAACGTTTACTCCATCTCTATAAAATCTGCCAATTTTATATGAGGCAAGCAAATTTTCTATTTTGCCAATCAAAAAATTTAATTCTGATACTATTTTTTCCTTTGTGGCAAACTGATAATCTTCTTCAACGAAATCAAGTTCTAGTTCCAGCATACTGCATAAATCTAATATCTTGCCACCAATTTTTTTTGTTTGGCTTGATAATTCCCCTTTGATTTGCGAAAATGAACATTTTTGTGCAATCTCAGAATTTGCCTTTATTAAATCCGCAACCGCCTCTGCTTGTGGCAAGTCAATCTTGCCATTTAAGAATGCTCTTTTGGTAAATTCTCCTGGTTCTGCAAGCCGAATCTTGTTTGTGAGCAAAATTTCTAAAATTTTTCTTGCCACAAAAATGCTTCCGTGGCAAGATATTTCTACTACGTTTTCCCCCGTGTAAGATTTTGCGGAAAGAAAAATTGTAGTTACAACTTCGTCAATAACATTTCCTTTTCCATCGGTAAAGTTACCAAAATGAGCAGTATGTGTTTTCGCTAGGGAAAGCTTTTGTTTTCCATCGAAAAATTTTTCCACGGAAGTAATTGCATTTTTTCCACTTACACGAAGAACGGCTAATCCTCCTTCGCCAAGCGGAGTTGCAATTGCGGCGATTGTATCTTCTAACGAATACATAGTTAAAGGAAATAATACAAAAATAAATTTTCACCATCAAATATTTGAATGCTATAAAATGATTTTGTAATTTTTACTTATGCGTTATCAATTAGAATTTCTCGGATATAAATTTCTTGAGGTTATATTAAATAAAATACCGATTTCTTCAGTACAAGTGATTGGAAAAATTTGCGGAAGGTTTTTTTATCATCTCCTTTCTTCAAGAAAAAAAATTGCCGAGAAAAATTTACAAACTGCATTTCCTGAAAAATCAAAGAACGAAGTTCGCATTCTCACCCGCTGCTCATTTGAAAATATTGGAATGACGATATTCGAATTTTTACGTTTAAAAAAAACATCCATCGAACAACTTGAAAAAACTATTCTATTTGACGATAGCAATTTCTTTTCGAAAATTCATAGCAAGAAGAATGGAGCGGTATTATTATCGGGACATATTGGAAATTGGGAATTGCTTGCCGCAAGAGTTGGGGTGTCTCTTTCGCATCCATTAATT harbors:
- the mnmE gene encoding tRNA uridine-5-carboxymethylaminomethyl(34) synthesis GTPase MnmE is translated as MYSLEDTIAAIATPLGEGGLAVLRVSGKNAITSVEKFFDGKQKLSLAKTHTAHFGNFTDGKGNVIDEVVTTIFLSAKSYTGENVVEISCHGSIFVARKILEILLTNKIRLAEPGEFTKRAFLNGKIDLPQAEAVADLIKANSEIAQKCSFSQIKGELSSQTKKIGGKILDLCSMLELELDFVEEDYQFATKEKIVSELNFLIGKIENLLASYKIGRFYRDGVNVVISGIPNVGKSSLLNALLQENKAIVTEIPGTTRDVVEGELLLDGILFRFFDTAGIRETKNIIEEEGIRRSYEKMAAADLTLIVNDSTDATNDCSDVSKINIPNITHQRQFAKSAENSLPWISCMTADGIIRDTAKLSDFNFETKKQITVFNKVDLLSDERQNKLRTEIEHTNLDYVFVSAKTHLGIIELQKKILELTVYENGEIANVSVLTNTRHKELFGKIQECIKNALNGVSEEKTTELIVLDLRSALNFIGEITGEVTTEEILNNIFSKFCIGK